The sequence below is a genomic window from Sander lucioperca isolate FBNREF2018 chromosome 6, SLUC_FBN_1.2, whole genome shotgun sequence.
CAGCCAGTGTAATTATAGAGCCAGACATTTCCCAACAGCTTGAAGGTAAACCCGGTCGGTATAGGACCACCTTTTGTCTTGCAGAAACACACAAGTGTGCTGCTCGATCAAGGGAACGTGTGCCGACAGGCCTTACCGATATATTTTGTCTCATACAGATGAAGAGTTAGATATTCAGAGGGGGCACTGAAAAGCATTCCTGAGGGTCTGCAGCAGGGCCAACTACTATAGTATTCTTTATAGCATATGTTACACATCATATGCACAGAATCACACTCAcattgtgtgattgtgtatgtcCGATGACGGCTAAAAGACTTTTAAGATGATTTCATTGGTTTTAGTTCATTACACATCCAGGGATGATGTTGCTGCCGCATGTTGTGATGGCGAAAACATCCGGACCTTATCCCCATAATAAGCCTGGCGACCACCATCGGAAACTCCCTGAAGCTAAAGTCACAACAGAGTTGCGTTTAAATGCAGACCTGATGATAATTAAGAAGCAATGATTGCTCCAGTAAACCAAAGCAGTGGTTTCCCAGGGATATAATGGAGGGATCAACTCCCCAAGAACGCTCATGCACATTTTCCTTTGCAGCATACTTTAGCCCACAAAGCACTCTCCATCTACCAGTCCACCATATGGACCAAAGTacggtggtggactggtagctggagaggtgccagttcacctcctgggcactgccaaggtgctcttgagcaaggcaccgaacccccaacggGGCGCCTACCCATCGACagctgcagccccctcactttgacatctctccattggtgcatgtataggtactgagcatgtgtgtgtatttcaggcctgtgtataatgtgtgttctaacaacagTCAAAACATTGTGATTtcccttgcaggattaataaagtataaatgattattattattattattattattattattattattattattattatgttgatCTATGGGAAACAAAACATCGTTCAGATGGGTAATAAATAATGTCCAACATCGTTTTTGCACCTACGGTTTTGAACCGATTAAACAAACATGATACAATAtgctaattagtgagctttataGGTGCTGCTAGGTgttttttgttacctttgggatgagccaggctagctatttaccctgtttccagtctttatgataAGCTAACGGTCTACTGGTTTTTGCTTCATATTCAGAAAATCAAATAAGATTTCCCAAACTGTCGGAACTTTTCCTTCAATTTTTTATTAAGCTACTGGTATTAAACCTCGTATAGATGTATCACTATTCAGAGTAAATGTCAACTTTCatgaaagttgaaaaataatGCGCTCCAAGCCATTCTCGCGAATGTTAGACTCCCCGTCATAAACCTAAAACAGACCTGTATAGAGTTTCAAAGGAGTGTTGTTGTGGCAGCTCTGCGACACTGAGTCCCAGACAAATGTATGAGCAAGCCAAAACTAAAAAGTTCTCATCGCAGTCTCCAGTGGATGTCTATTTCCTGTTATAGAAGAACAACACTTATCTCAGACCAAAATAGTCTTTCCAATCCATCATGAGTATAATCTCCCAGGACAGGACAAATCAGAGCCTAGCATGGAGAACCAAGGATGTCCCTCAGGACCTCTAAATAAAACAGATTGACTGTTCTGCTTGAGCCATTAGTTCGCTGTAAAGAAATGATGCCTttcatttttgacaggacagctaggtgagagagagggggaagacatgcaggaaatcgtcacaggacggattcaaaccctggacctctgcgtcgaggcataaacctctcagtatatgtgcgcctgatctacccactgagccaacccggccacactaGTACTACAACGGTTTTAATATGTTGAAGtgcatttgtgctgcagtgtAACATATaccaaaaaatgtattacattttcacAATACATTATACAAAGGGGTTTTATGTCACTATTGTTGTGCtcagtttatttttgtgttCTGTTTAGTTATGTTTCCATCGTTCAAGACAAGTTCTTTGGATCCACAATTCCTTCTGACCTCCTGGTCACTGTGCTTACACCTTACCTTTGACCTTTTCTGTTGAAGCAAAACATCAGCTTTCTTTGTGCTCTTTCaacacccccctccccctcctccacacacacacacacacacacacacacacacacacacacacacacacacacacacacacacacacacacacacacacagtctctgaTAAGGACAACCAAACTTTTGATGTCCCTCGAGGGATACAAGATGGAATCCAGATGTATGGGAACACGCTGCTTCAAGACTTCCTTCCCTCACACACTTCACATCGTAGGAGAAGATATGAAACATGCACAGTAAATCCATTTGGCTTGTAGTTTGCTGGCTTGACTCATCCACATAGTGCTTGAATTTGCATAAGACGAGGTTCTGCAAACAACTATGCAgagatgtttttgtgtttttactatTTATAGGATGAATAGGAAAAACCCTGTGCTTTAATTTAAAATCCTGATGACATGAAGAATAAGTATTGCATATTCTTGTTGTTAATGACTTCTGGTTGTGTGCATCTGCATCTGCTTCTGTTTTTACACATGCACAATTATACGTTCATTTTTTGTGTATCAATACAACCGTTTCCTTTTCTGCCATGCAGGATGGATGAGAACTACAACATTATCCCTCATGGAGTGAACTTCCAGGACCCCATCTTCCCCGACACTGCAGATAACCACCGCATGTTTGCCAGCCTTTTCCAATTTGCCAACTGCACGTCTGGTACCCAGGTTCACAGCTACGCCCCGGAGTGGGAGGCTCAGGAGGACAGTAGGGTATGTAGTCAATCAGAACTACCACCATTCAATGGTTCCTAGTGTTGTTTGCCTCTTTTGAAGTGCCTTTCTCACACTCAGTTAATGATAAGTTGATTATGTTGTTGTGTAGGCTATTTACAATGGTTACACAAATGGTTTGGGAAAAAGAGTGGATTGAACCACAATAACCCAAACTGTAGTGCCCACATAAAATTATTCAATATTACATCCTGTTGTTTTCTAAGGAATACAATGAAGAAACTGGCAAGTGAGATATGTTCTTAATGCATGGGaaaccaaacacacatttcctgagGTTTGGGCTACCGCTACACAAATAACTCACTATGTTTAAAGGAAAAATCTTTTGCCAGCTTTTTGGCAAaccattttgttgtttaatGGAGTATTTTCTTATGCCCAAAGACAACAGCTCTAATGTAGAAGTGACATCATGTGGTGACATGTCCAGTGCAGCTGCAATGGTCTTTGATGgctcaaaaaacacaaaagtcaGGTCTGTGTGTCAGTCCCTCAGAATCAAATACCAAGTGCTAGTTTATGCAGATGTTCAACAATTTGTATTTGTCTACATGTGTAGACTAGCACACAAGTGTAGCCAcaagcagtgttgtagtactcaagaCCGGTCTTGGTCGGTTGgtcaagaccactttttgaatgTCTCGGTCGTGTCTCTGAATCGACCATATTTTTACTCAGCCTTGTCTTGGTCTTGgataaagaggactctggattttatttcaagaccggttAAGACCACAACTTCAGGGATATCACAAAATTGCCTGCGTATcgtctgatttatgtgttaacatcattactgtgcTTGGATGTAAAATGTCCTGCTTCAAATgaaaccaataacttgactcatttctagCTGTGCAATGTAACGCTAACCGACACAGCTGGGGCCACCTATATTTTTTATCTGCACTTAGTAAGGAAGCATAAAGAAAGGTAAGCTAAGTGTAAGAATATTGAGTAAAGACAGAccactttcttttttgaaaatCCAACTGCCTTTGTATGTTGCATGCAACAATGTCATGTCCATCCTCTGGGGGATGCTGAAAATAATTTATGGAAATGTAGAAAACCACTAACTAAAGTAAAACCAGGGAAAGTGGATACATCATAaaagttaaagcgtaactcttgccaaaatgcaacctagggtgtttttgtgaatgtactcgagtcaaactttcatttaaaaccataattaggacggaaacgccgcttttaagatttaccgtattctcgtttacggtcaaatggccttttgaatgggagtgctaggggcactactatgatcgcatcaaaatcactatttttaaaacacaaagaaggctcgacacaacatgaaactttgctcgaggtatcaccaggggctctacacatgaactccagcattgagaacattgtgtacacagagtttagtaaaaagaaaggttttgaacgacttactttagcagttgttgtttctGGTCGCTACCATCTCaccagtcaaaaagtgtcgatctccgaatgcgaatgaacggactccataggaggaaatgtcattcttatatgaggctcctttttcaactacaaggtcaatattgtttttcactaacgacaaaacaacaaattatccgtgcatttatagctttaggagctttccatctttactctcctccctgttacatTGCATTCGGCGATCGGCACTTTTTGACTGGCGAGATGGTAGCGAAAACACCAACAGCTAAAGTAAgtcgttcaaaacctttctttttagtaaactctgtatacacaaacaatgttctcaatgctcaagttcatgtgtagagcccctggtgatacttcgagcaaaggttcatgttgtgtcgagccttcttagtgttttaaaaatagtgattttgatgcgatcattgtagtgtccctagcactcccattcaaaaggccatttgactgaaaacgagaatacggtaaatcttaaaagtggcgtttccgtcctaattatgcttttaaacgaacgtttgactcaggtacattcacaaaaagaccctaggttgcattttggcgagagttacgctttaatgaaTCAGATTGATGAGTGAGAGTATCTAAAGGTCACTACTCTTTCTAATGCTTATGACAAAATGACCTGAATCAATATGCTTCAGCTCCACTATTTAATTGATGAAAGCTCATTAACCTAAACACTTTTGGCAAACACTAACACCTGGTGCTCCCTGACACTGTAGGTTTCCTGAATCTTGTCCCAGAACCTATATGTCAGTATATAAATGGTTTACAGTCAATCACCATTGCTATTCCCTTTAATGACTCtaaacatttggcctaatccACCTGATTTAGGTCAGTCTTCTTCTGTTTCCAATCATTTGCTGACTAGTCATAAAAGCATAAATCCACCATGGATAAAAGAGAATGAAAATGTGGTTTGTATTTCCATTAACAGCAAACTTTTGGGTCAAGCCTGTGACTGTAATTACAGAgcaacatttagatataaatgcTGCATCGTAATCATTCTCATGATTAGATTTCCtcctaacaaaataaaaacagactttGTTTTTACTGGAACTAACTTAAAATCACATCAGAACAGATCATGACATCACATAATCCAATGTCAAAGTTAATCAGATGGCATGATGTCATTTTCAGATTTACAGTAACACCAAACAGTATCAgcaataaaaatattattttaagcAGTTTCCCACAGTTTTATGGTCCCAACACTAATGCAGAAATATTAGCTTTGAAGGGCTGCAAACACTGCCCTGACTTGATGGCTGGATACAAAGGAAGAGTTCAGCTTCAGTTAACGTGGTCCAACTAAAATTTGTCTGCTTTTTCTCAGATGTCAAGCATGCCTCCTCTGAGATGGAAAATAACACATAGAGAAGGCTTCGGTCTAGCTTAGTATATAAACCCATTTGTTTTGTCCACGTTACAGTTAGGTTTGGATGACATCAGAGTGGATACAATCCTGCTGGGTACCGAGGGTGTGCCCCATGGATCCATTTTGGAGCCTGtcaaagactggggatcttgaGTTTGAAAGGCGCCGGTGGGCTCTAACGAAAGCGCTATGTAAcaaagttgcattgtgggaaatgtaggaatcAGTGTTTTGGAAACTTGAACCATACTTTTCTGTGTTTGATTGACAAATTGTCTCTATGCCAGTGGTATGGTTTTACAATATACCTGATTTCTGATTCAGCCATTAAGAAATAACAATTCTCTTTTTATACACGGCTTTTAATGACATTAGATTAGTagtgcaaataaaacaaaatgtatgttgttttttgGATACAGAGGTATAGATGCATTTCTCCTTTCACACTCTTTAATATTCATATCAATTATCTTAGCATCTGACATGATGGCAAATTTACAAATAACGCATAGAAGATCTTGTTGCTAAACTGTGACAGAAGCTTTACtttttgtacaaaaaaacaaaacaatgcttCCTCATGAGTTGTAGGAAGCATTATGGAGATATGATTCATGGATATGCGACTGTGTCTATTCATAAGCATTTTGAttcttttaaaactttaaatccTAACTTTATGACCGGAGGTAATTCAAATACTCACTGCTGCACTTTATATGATAAATAAGTTCAATGTGCCTTCCATTATTGAGAGACTTAGTAACCACTCTATATTTATCTACAAAACCCTTGTTGGAAAATCGTCATGTCATATCTCATCTATGCTCTGGCCCATACTTAACCTACCCTGATGATTGATTAATGCTTATGAAACAATATATCCAAACTAATGTAGGAAAGACTACTTTCCTGTAAGGGCAGTAGTCTACACTGCTTTAATTAAGCTTGTATCTTCGTATATTATTCTGTcctgttaaagggtaactactgtttttttcaacctggactccaTTTCCCCGTGCATTTGGGTCTAATAGACTGAAGtgaccaaaaatctttgaaattggtccagtattgtgCGAGATCGCAGTGGCgagcgatgtgtgtgtgtgtgtgtgtgtgtgtgtgaatgtacatgtgtgtttgtgtgtgtgtgtgtgtgtgtgtgtgtgtgtgtgtgtgtgtgtgtgtgtgtgtgtttctgtgtgtgcgtgcatgcatgtgtgtgcgaacattggtggttcacatgcacaagtggcaacatgacaacatgaactgacaacatgaactatgtgtgtgtgtgtgtgtgtgtgtgtgtgtgtgtgggtgtgtgtgtgtgtttaatacaACAGTACCTTTCTAAGTCTTCTGTTTTAAATGTCACATTGATAAAACACAAAAGCTTATCAGGAGCAAAATATGTCTTCCAACCAGAGCCAGGATTTTATTGTGTCTGCTGTGTTTCAGTCTCAGCTCAAGACTTTTTCAAATGCAATTGCCTAAGTATTTGTCCACACTGCTAACCTGAcgagccagatggtttgttaataCAGAACCATCggagaagccgtcattggaaactgaaAAAAGGCAGTgactttcaaaaaaatacctggcaggtgattggatgtaCCTTCTGTCTATCACGTtggccattgttgttttgaacgaacCGTCGCGGCCATCACACTCACCTAAACCACggccgtagctgccagtagctcctcaccagacgctgattggttcagtAAGCTGGttcagacacaaatacattacttgaagcctgaaaagatggattttcgtgtgatatgtgatcctgTGATTCTAGCTGGATCGCAATGACTGGGTAGACATGATAACAACTGATCAAACATGATAAAGTGCCCTCTAGGGTGGCCTTCAAGTGGAGAAAACATGATGAAGTGCCCTCTAGGGTGGCCTTAAAATTGAGAAAACAGGATGCAGTGCTATATAGGCTGCCCTACATGCTAAAAAAACTTTCTGCACACTGGTGGCCTACTACATGCAGCTGTTCCCGTTTCATTTTTTTGCACGTGCCCCTCAGAGAGCCTGAGTCTGCCACTGCCCCCTGCTCTACATAACTTGATTGTTCTGCTCCTGAACTTCATCTTTTGCATTATAAGGTTTCATAGCCCTTTTAAATCCCTTATGGGACATAAGTAAGAGCACATGGAAAAAATCCACAGATAATATTGCAGAGAGTAATGCACTAACCAGTGATGTGGGCCGGCAGCCAGCagcacatttttaacatttcctCAAAACCCTCAGCGGTTGTTATCTGATGGCAGGGAATATACATCAGTGTTTCATGCTGGCCCCATGTGGAAGCATTAGGATCTATGGAGGAAATCCACACTCAGGCAGACAAGCATGCAGTGAGAGGCAGCTGGAGCTAATTCTTTCACCTAGGAAAAGGTTGTCTGTTGCATGTTCACAGGCATGTTGGGTTTCATCTCTAGTTGGTGTCTCGCTGAAACAGGCAGAGCATGTTGTGTAACCAATTTTCCTCCCTCAGAGACATCTTGGTCCCTAGACCTAGAGCAACACTGTTTGTTGTCTTTGGCTAATTTTAATTGGCTGGTAAATAAAGATCATACAGTACATGGCAACTCTTAAAGTGAATTGAATAAATCGGGTATAACCTAAAATAAGACTTTTTTCGCTTTCCCCTTTCTTTACTTTTAGGCTACAAGCagccaaaaaaaacacttttttgtcTCACTTATACATAACCAGTGAAATATGCTGAAAGACTTACTAGCTGTTGGCTCTGGTTGTCAGCCCAAAGAGCATGCCAGAAGTGTTCTCTCATGTGCAAAGGAAATCCAGTATCAAAAACATGTGCTACGTCataaatgttaaaacaaaacatactaAATATGACACTAGTATTTAGTATGAGCAGTTATGGGATGAAACTCTGTATATGATTTCATTCAAAAGGCAGAGGGAGATGAAAATCTGTTGGGAATCTTGCAAAATATATGCTGATGTTGGCCTTCTTCATACAAGTAACGTAAAGTATTTAATCAATATGTGACAGTTCAGTATTCAAATGGGTCACAGTTAGTCTCGTTTCCCTGCAGTACACTTAATCACATGCTCCTCACGCTTTTCCTGatatttcaaatgtatttgATCTTCACAGTTGTTGTGCTCTGCGGTGCAGAAGGCTCTGtttgaggaagaggagagggtcTGGACTCTCTCCCAGAAGGTGCGCTCCCTGGAGAAAGCCAACGACCACCTGAGGGAAAAGGTGAAGACCATGAAACGTCTGCTACGCCAGGCCCAACGAGAAACAACAAAGGAGCAGCAGATCCTTAGCCTCAAACAGCTCTACGAGTCAAAGACGGCCCAAACTCACCCCGATCAGGACACTACCCAGGACCGGAGGATCCAGCCACTAAAAAAGGCCCTCTCCAAGAAGTTAAAAAACTAGAGTACAAACAGTGGTGATCAATTTAGAGTAACACCATAGACCTTAATTGTAATTTCATTACATTCTCCATGTCTTCAACTTAATTACAGTAATAAGCTTACTTCAAAAGGAACATACCAAGTTTCAAGAAACATCACCTGCACAACCAAATTTGGCCATTTTATTTGTCCAGTtttatttcctggtaaaattGAATTGTGCCATTGAGACTGTCACCTATAAAGAGAGCACATCTACTATTTACATCCTTATCCGTATACTaagtactctgtgtgtgtgtgtgtgtgtgtgtgtgtgtgtgtgtgtgtgtgtgtgtgtgtgtgtgtgtgtgtgtgtgtgtgtgtgtgtgtgtgcgtgtgtgtgtgtgtgtgtgtgtgtgtgattgtgtgattgtgtgattgtgtgggGGGGGAGGGCAGGGCTTGAGCTATTTTGTGTCCCCAGATGAAATAAAGTGAAGGATTAACTGCCTCTGAGATAAATGATTTAAATAGTTTCACAGGAGTAAGAAATCTTCATCTAAATCTCCTCAACTCTTATTTCGCCCTATTAGTCCAATATGATAGTTCTGTCTGAATAACTGTTCAGACAGAACCAACTTTTACCTTTGTCTTTTATTAGTTTAATTCAGTGGCAGcacaaacattttcaaaacatcgGACCGAGCTCTGAGCTGGCTGATGCACTGTTGAACAATGTGAGGACAATGTTAAAgcattgaaaattgaatatGTTGTTTCTTTCTGTGCTGGACACATTATGCATTGTATAAATATTAGAATTAGTTTCTCCCTCATCAGGAATACTATCATCAAAATGCTCCAAATCAACCATCTTTTAATGGTCCATACTTGGACAAGGTGATATGAACATGTCAATGTCTTTCTCATAATGCTCCGACTGTGTATGTGAGCGTATAGTTACAGAGAAGCAGTTGTGTCAAAGTTTAAAAAGCTGCAAGACCTTACATTATGTCACATCATACTTTTCTACCTTTGCCTGCTTTTCATTTACTTGCATAATTTATACCCAAGAAACTATCCCAAAGTGTATGATTCTTTAAATTCAGTGAATTGTTTCCCAAGAGTGCCTTTTTTTCCCAAGTTCTTCCTTTATGCAAGTCTGTTCATACACATTGTATTgaataaaagtgtatttttttgtatttgaaaaCAGAGTGCTGAGCACTCATTAAATCCAGCCAGTGAGCCTGGCGTGGTACAGGATTGGCTTTTTCTGTGTCAGAAATGAAAGTTTTGCATTTATTATAATTTCTGTATTTGCTTCTATTATGATTTTGCTTCCTCTAAACTATAAACATATGGTTTGCTTTGCCAATAGCATAATGTGTGTAACACATgtattgtagttttttttttttcataaataaatGGACTTTTACAAAACTTCCTATGTGGTCATTTTTAGTTGTCACAGTCTTCATAATATGCTGTGCTGTATGTTACTTTTTCTGGGTGGAATTTGATAGAAATTAACTATTTTAATATGAAGTAATACATCCACAGATTAGATCCTCCTTGAGTCATCATAACAACTACATCTacaaagcactcaacatataaatcaaacaaaaaaaaaaatattgtgaaaACTAGCTTCCTGTGCTTAACCACAATCCCTACCGTGAGAAAAGGGATGAAACTCTTTTGTAGTTGCAATCTAGAAATGCAGATTGTAGTCTTGGTGTTCATGCTTGTATCTTTAATTTGCCTCATTGACTTTTCAAGACCTGTCCAATCAGCTACAGTTTAAAGCAACAATTTGAACCACTTTCCTGGTTTAGGTGcaaacaacagtaaaaaaaaaaattctctcttttcatccgcaacacactttaaaataaatgtgtctaGCCAAACACCAGAACAAAGTAACAAACTCAAGTAAAGTTCTCTAACCTCAATTGAAACGCTTCCTGCTTTCGATATATATTCAAGTCACACATGATAAATGCTTTTTGCCATGCAAAACATGTTTAGTGTGATTTAGTGCAAATAAATCAAAGGTTTTCAAAGAATTGGTACAAGTTTTAAAGCAACATCAATTTCTCAAGCTGTTGTCCAGTTTTTGGTCTGGAGCACTTTTAGAGGGAACACAGGACCATTCGAGATGTAAAATCATCTCGGCAGATGACATTTTCAACACAATTTCGAGGAGAGCTGAACCAAATTTCTTCCATATGGTGGCGTCGCATGAACCAAGGGAGCGAGAGGCAGGGTTTGCATGGCAAGaggagaaacaaaaaaatggaCACATTTCAAATATGTTTTACTATATGTCAGGAACTCTCTCGCAGTATTGTTCTGCAGTAAAGCTGGACATGAAGCAGACATTTACAAGCTTTCCCTCTTACGCATCATTTGAACctacttagcaaagaagtagtTGCTGTAGGTCTTTGAGAAGATGCACCTTCCCAGTATTTGTTTGTGGTGCTAAACCAAAGTGTATAAAGTTCCAACATTGAATACCCAAAGGTGAAAaggtagca
It includes:
- the ccdc3b gene encoding coiled-coil domain-containing protein 3 encodes the protein MWIIWVFILAAAGPYRSWGCQLPRDWRPQTEACRAELAEIIVFAKVLALHKESYNVYNDLPSDTELLFSAEIELLCDQAWGSMLEVPAGSRFNVTGLGYFTCFSYSVTKNNNYYFFLRMDENYNIIPHGVNFQDPIFPDTADNHRMFASLFQFANCTSGTQVHSYAPEWEAQEDSRLLCSAVQKALFEEEERVWTLSQKVRSLEKANDHLREKVKTMKRLLRQAQRETTKEQQILSLKQLYESKTAQTHPDQDTTQDRRIQPLKKALSKKLKN